The following proteins are co-located in the Oncorhynchus gorbuscha isolate QuinsamMale2020 ecotype Even-year linkage group LG22, OgorEven_v1.0, whole genome shotgun sequence genome:
- the and2 gene encoding actinodin2, which produces MARTGRLMFSLISTGIIVVLLPEFLGAGPVRQNAKKEASAVSSDVRSKRSLTVPIPVLKRLPDFWGWYKFFMDAGNQEGIEHLDKMYLTYLQNKHRSEEGPTFTHYLTHLSAIYKTCADSDDPECIAESTSKPKAKVVMPVPVKTTTVKVCNPYIDPYCPFPMIPKIAAPATVKAAPVPVLTPLPPHPQKTPTGFYYYAPVLEPFLTAEQKMELLRICNPDDTECLQYHLRAAYGYRPAPGPAPSYAALGCDPTEDPYCRPKLVKKAPSSFYHMYPTCDPATDPLCMASMAAPSPVAKEAPKEQQCNPLFDKGCNPLTATKFAGLAKPVLENTPKDKPAPSPLACDPRYDPFCLLGAAAALRKTPPMLPQYRIHSRLGILGKTKEGHDCYVHYDKGCTPLEASDEPNAPVAPQCHPYDFTCNGMSAPSRLTAEADKPKSGVILPDPDCDPEYDYSCRLRRAEDASAAAEPAAKEPKDEPVQQDAAPEYAVPQFEDFLRNYMAMDQYRKK; this is translated from the exons ATGGCGCGGACAGGAAGGCTAATGTTTTCCCTCATATCCACCGGAATTATTGTAGTGTTATTGCCAG AGTTTCTGGGGGCCGGCCCGGTGAGGCAGAATGCGAAGAAGGAGG CATCTGCAGTATCCAGTGATGTCCGCAGCAAGAGGAGTCTTACCGTTCCCATTCCTGTCCTCAAGCGTCTTCCTGACTTCTGGGGATGGTACAAGTTCTTCATGGATGCTGGTAACCAGGAAGGA ATAGAGCACCTGGACAAGATGTACCTGACCTACCTGCAGAACAAGCACCGTTCCGAGGAGGGTCCCACCTTCACCCATTACCTCACCCACCTCAGTGCTATCTACAAAACTTGCGCCGACTCCGACGACCCAGAGTGCATCGCCGAGTCCACCAGCAAGCCCAAGGCCAAGGTGGTGATGCCCGTGCCTGTCAAGACCACCACAGTCAAAGTATGTAACCCTTATATCGACCCCTACTGCCCCTTCCCCATGATCCCTAAGATTGCCGCCCCAGCGACAGTCAAGGCCGCCCCAGTGCCTGTCCTGACACCCCTCCCGCCGCACCCTCAGAAGACCCCCACAGGGTTCTACTACTATGCCCCAGTCCTGGAGCCCTTCCTCACCGCAGAGCAGAAGATGGAGCTGCTGCGCATCTGCAACCCCGACGACACCGAGTGTCTGCAGTACCACTTGCGTGCCGCCTATGGCTATAGGCCCGCTCCTGGACCCGCCCCGTCCTACGCCGCCCTGGGCTGCGATCCCACCGAGGACCCCTACTGCCGGCCAAAGCTAGTGAAAAAAGCCCCCTCCAGCTTCTACCACATGTACCCCACCTGCGACCCGGCCACCGATCCCCTGTGCATGGCTAGCATGGCGGCCCCATCTCCCGTTGCCAAGGAAGCCCCCAAGGAGCAGCAATGCAACCCCCTCTTCGACAAGGGCTGCAACCCCCTCACTGCCACCAAGTTTGCCGGCCTCGCCAAGCCCGTCCTGGAGAACACACCCAAAGACAAGCCGGCGCCCAGCCCTCTGGCGTGTGACCCGCGCTATGACCCATTCTGCCTGCTAGGTGCCGCCGCTGCCCTCCGTAAAACTCCCCCCATGCTGCCCCAGTACCGGATCCACTCCCGCCTGGGCATCCTTGGGAAGACCAAGGAGGGCCATGACTGCTACGTGCACTACGATAAGGGCTGCACACCCTTGGAGGCCAGTGATGAACCCAACGCCCCCGTCGCACCCCAATGCCACCCCTATGACTTTACCTGCAATGGAATGTCTGCCCCTTCTCGCCTCACCGCTGAGGCCGACAAGCCCAAGAGTGGCGTGATCCTGCCCGATCCTGACTGTGACCCCGAGTACGACTACAGCTGCCGCCTGCGTCGTGCTGAGGATGCCTCCGCCGCAGCGGAACCAGCGGCCAAGGAGCCCAAGGATGAGCCAGTGCAGCAGGATGCTGCCCCCGAGTATGCCGTCCCACAGTTTGAAGACTTCCTCAGAAACTACATGGCCATGGATCAATACAGGAAGAagtaa